A genomic segment from Arcobacter acticola encodes:
- a CDS encoding heterodisulfide reductase-related iron-sulfur binding cluster, which yields MEISREIYWNVGNSLTTIALMYFFTFLAMGYVVYLFYKRYKVYQLGKPLNRTDNLAERIKYMLTNMAGQIKVRRRSRPGIAHSIFFWSFTILFIGTFLVFVQADITDLFFDYVFLKGDFYKAYSFSLDIAGLVGIIMLGGLFIRRFVFKPKSLVTSKEDTIIHVLLFAILITGFLIEGVRMAATELKTNPEWMIFSPVGMVIANMLSQVSDNVLLLSHKIIWWVHLFIVLAFFIVIPVTKLRHMFTITANYVFKDNGPTGKLVTLNMEDETIESFGVSKVTDFTWKDIFDADACINCSRCQDICPANATGKPLSPMSVINRIGNAAFNDPSINLIDDIGRDSIWSCTTCRACEDICPANNEHVNKIIDFRRNLVLMEGEFAGDEVMQAMDNVEVNGNPMGLAMASRGDWAIGLDVVIMSDTYEIVKNPVDVLYYVGCYASFDARNQKIAKNFVEICNVSGIKVGILGKEEKCCGEPIRKMGNEYLYQELAKENIENLGKYNVLKIVTTCPHCFNTLNKDYRDLGFETQVEHYTVFLDRLEKENRIPMKEEAFDCTYHDSCYLVRHNDIDDQPRSLLNAAGANIIEMDKSRKNTSCCGAGGGRILAEEHLGTKINIARVNMAQETGAPTLISNCPFCLTMFEDGIKMADCEDSLVVKDLSEIIVERLKKS from the coding sequence ATGGAAATATCTAGAGAAATATATTGGAATGTTGGAAATAGTTTAACAACAATTGCACTTATGTACTTCTTTACTTTTTTAGCTATGGGATACGTTGTATATCTTTTTTACAAAAGATATAAAGTATATCAATTAGGGAAACCTTTAAATAGAACAGATAATCTTGCTGAAAGAATTAAATATATGCTAACTAATATGGCAGGACAGATTAAAGTTAGAAGAAGAAGTCGTCCTGGTATTGCACATAGTATATTCTTTTGGTCATTTACTATTTTGTTTATAGGGACATTTTTAGTTTTCGTTCAAGCTGATATTACAGATTTATTTTTTGATTATGTATTTTTAAAAGGTGACTTTTACAAAGCATATTCATTTTCTTTAGATATTGCAGGTTTAGTTGGAATTATTATGTTAGGTGGGTTATTCATAAGAAGATTTGTGTTTAAACCTAAAAGTTTAGTAACTTCGAAAGAGGATACTATTATTCATGTTCTTTTATTTGCAATTCTTATTACAGGATTTTTAATTGAAGGTGTAAGAATGGCCGCTACTGAATTAAAAACTAATCCTGAATGGATGATTTTTTCACCAGTTGGTATGGTTATCGCAAATATGCTTTCACAAGTTAGTGATAATGTTCTTCTTCTTTCTCATAAAATAATCTGGTGGGTACACCTATTTATAGTTTTAGCTTTTTTTATTGTAATACCAGTTACAAAATTAAGACATATGTTTACAATAACAGCTAATTATGTATTTAAAGATAATGGACCTACGGGAAAACTTGTAACTTTGAATATGGAAGACGAAACTATAGAAAGTTTTGGTGTTTCAAAAGTAACAGATTTTACATGGAAAGATATATTTGATGCAGATGCTTGTATTAATTGTAGTCGTTGTCAAGATATTTGTCCAGCTAATGCAACAGGAAAACCATTATCTCCAATGAGTGTAATAAATAGAATTGGAAATGCTGCATTTAATGACCCAAGTATAAATTTAATTGATGATATTGGACGAGATTCTATTTGGTCTTGTACAACTTGTAGAGCTTGTGAAGATATTTGTCCTGCGAATAATGAACATGTAAATAAAATTATTGATTTTAGAAGAAATCTTGTTCTTATGGAAGGTGAGTTTGCAGGTGATGAGGTTATGCAAGCTATGGATAATGTTGAGGTAAATGGTAACCCAATGGGATTAGCAATGGCTTCAAGAGGAGATTGGGCAATAGGACTTGATGTAGTTATCATGAGTGATACTTATGAAATAGTGAAAAATCCTGTTGATGTTCTTTATTATGTTGGATGTTATGCTTCTTTTGATGCAAGAAATCAAAAAATTGCAAAGAACTTTGTTGAAATATGTAATGTCTCAGGAATCAAAGTTGGTATTTTAGGAAAAGAAGAAAAATGTTGTGGAGAGCCTATTCGTAAGATGGGGAATGAATATTTATATCAAGAATTAGCAAAAGAAAATATTGAGAATTTAGGAAAATATAATGTTCTTAAAATTGTAACAACATGTCCACACTGTTTTAATACACTAAACAAAGATTATAGAGATTTAGGGTTTGAAACACAAGTTGAACACTATACTGTTTTCCTTGATAGATTGGAAAAAGAGAATCGAATTCCAATGAAAGAAGAAGCATTTGATTGTACATATCATGATTCTTGTTATTTAGTAAGACACAATGATATAGATGATCAACCAAGATCTCTTTTAAATGCAGCGGGTGCAAATATTATAGAAATGGATAAGAGTAGAAAAAACACTTCTTGTTGTGGTGCTGGAGGAGGAAGAATTCTTGCAGAAGAACATCTTGGAACTAAGATAAATATTGCAAGGGTTAATATGGCTCAAGAAACAGGAGCCCCTACTTTGATTTCAAATTGTCCATTCTGTCTTACAATGTTTGAAGATGGGATAAAAATGGCTGATTGTGAAGATAGCTTAGTAGTAAAAGATTTATCAGAAATAATTGTTGAAAGACTTAAAAAATCGTAA
- a CDS encoding YbgC/FadM family acyl-CoA thioesterase yields MKVRIYYEDTDAAGIVYHANFIKYCERARSEIFFKQGFNSHNKTKNEHFVVRNIVCDFVQTSVLGDLLEVKTKVLQRKNTSVILNQDILRGKELICSFQVVLVYVQNFKAIKIPDEVFEILENNS; encoded by the coding sequence ATGAAAGTTAGAATTTATTATGAAGATACAGATGCAGCAGGAATTGTGTATCATGCAAATTTTATAAAATATTGTGAAAGAGCTAGATCTGAAATATTCTTTAAACAAGGATTTAATTCTCATAATAAAACAAAAAATGAGCATTTTGTTGTAAGAAATATCGTTTGTGATTTTGTACAAACTTCAGTTCTAGGTGACTTATTAGAAGTTAAAACAAAAGTTCTACAGAGAAAGAATACTTCTGTTATCTTAAATCAAGATATCCTTAGAGGCAAAGAGTTAATTTGTTCTTTTCAAGTTGTTCTAGTTTATGTACAAAACTTTAAAGCTATAAAAATACCCGATGAAGTATTTGAAATATTAGAAAATAATAGTTAA
- the tmpT gene encoding thiopurine S-methyltransferase, which yields MDKDFWNERWEKEEIAFHMNEVNPMLIKHFSELSLEKQKRIFIPLCGKTLDIEWLLARNYKIIGVELNELAVKSLFIELKIEPTILKTSDFIIYKHENIEVLVGDFFNLSKSLLGKVDLIYDRAALVALPKDMRKKYSAHLLNITSGVSQLLLTYEYDQNTMKGPPFCVDSLEVEEYYFDIYSLVLLEKNENLPSGLKRKSNGCEKVWLLKKNKKV from the coding sequence TTGGATAAAGATTTTTGGAATGAGAGATGGGAAAAAGAGGAAATAGCTTTTCATATGAATGAAGTTAATCCTATGCTTATAAAACATTTTTCAGAGTTATCTTTAGAAAAACAAAAAAGAATCTTTATTCCTTTATGTGGAAAAACATTAGATATTGAGTGGTTATTGGCTAGAAACTACAAAATTATTGGGGTTGAATTAAATGAATTAGCTGTTAAAAGTCTATTTATTGAATTAAAAATAGAACCAACAATTTTAAAAACAAGTGACTTTATAATTTATAAACATGAAAATATAGAAGTATTAGTAGGAGATTTTTTCAATCTATCTAAAAGTCTTTTGGGAAAGGTTGATTTAATTTATGATAGAGCAGCTCTTGTTGCTCTACCTAAAGATATGAGAAAAAAATATTCAGCGCACTTATTAAATATTACAAGTGGTGTTTCTCAACTACTACTAACTTATGAATATGATCAAAATACAATGAAAGGTCCACCTTTTTGTGTGGATAGCCTTGAAGTAGAAGAATATTATTTTGATATTTATTCATTAGTTTTACTTGAAAAAAATGAAAACCTTCCAAGTGGATTAAAAAGAAAATCAAATGGATGTGAAAAAGTTTGGCTATTAAAAAAAAATAAAAAAGTTTAA
- a CDS encoding electron transfer flavoprotein subunit beta/FixA family protein yields the protein MKVLVCIKQVPDMESKFKINANGTWFDENDLAYRINEYDEYAIEQAVQLKEQLNNVDITVLSVGPARVKEALKKALAMGCDDAVHIEDEQSSLKEPFQIANLIADFAKDKGFDIVFTGMQSQDRGSGQVGIILSELLNMSCVSTIAEFEYKDGITVKRELEGGLKSIVKVSTPVVLTCQLGLNTPRYPTLPNIMKAKKKELLTIASTELFAVDSSYETVNFYHPQKSGGSLILEGSVSELVDKLIVILKEKTSVL from the coding sequence ATGAAAGTACTTGTATGTATTAAACAAGTTCCAGATATGGAATCAAAATTTAAAATAAATGCTAATGGAACTTGGTTTGATGAAAATGATTTAGCATATCGTATAAATGAGTACGATGAGTATGCAATTGAGCAAGCAGTTCAATTAAAAGAGCAGTTAAATAATGTAGATATTACAGTTCTAAGTGTTGGACCAGCAAGAGTAAAAGAGGCTTTAAAAAAAGCACTAGCAATGGGTTGTGATGATGCTGTTCATATTGAAGATGAGCAATCTTCTTTAAAAGAGCCTTTTCAAATTGCAAATTTGATAGCTGATTTTGCTAAAGATAAAGGCTTTGATATTGTGTTTACTGGTATGCAGTCTCAAGATAGAGGTTCAGGACAAGTTGGAATTATCCTTTCAGAATTATTAAATATGTCTTGTGTTTCGACAATTGCAGAATTTGAATATAAAGATGGAATCACTGTTAAAAGAGAACTTGAAGGTGGTTTAAAATCAATTGTAAAAGTTTCAACACCAGTTGTTTTAACTTGTCAATTAGGATTAAATACTCCTAGATACCCAACTTTGCCAAATATTATGAAAGCTAAGAAAAAAGAGTTACTTACAATTGCATCTACAGAACTTTTTGCAGTTGATAGTTCTTATGAAACAGTTAATTTTTACCACCCACAAAAAAGTGGAGGAAGCCTTATTTTAGAAGGTTCCGTATCAGAACTTGTTGATAAATTAATCGTAATATTAAAAGAAAAGACTTCGGTTCTTTAA
- a CDS encoding acyl-CoA dehydrogenase family protein produces the protein MNFELSEDHKVLTDSLKDFVDNEIKPIAMEIDENHEIPMSLITQMSELGFMGTYIPEEYGGAGMDYFSYILTVEEVSKACASSGVLIAAHTSLCCGPILTYGTEEQKKKFLPALARGEKIGCFLQTEPNAGSDVVNIDTKYVEKDDCYVITGSKIFITNGAYKGTGIVIATKDKSLGHKGLSAFIVDLSTPGVEVLKNEVKMGIRGSYTTAFGLDGVVVPKENLLANEGDGFKIAMETLNAGRISVGAQALGIAEGAFERSVDYTQERKQFGKPLAAFQAVSMKLAEMKVRIEQSKMLIYRAAWLKENHKPYIMESAMAKLSASETATFVTKDAIQVHGGYGFICEYEVERMYRDAKITEIYEGTSEIQRVIIGKMLIK, from the coding sequence ATGAATTTTGAATTAAGTGAAGATCACAAGGTTTTAACAGACAGTCTTAAAGATTTTGTTGATAATGAGATAAAACCTATTGCTATGGAAATTGATGAAAATCATGAGATACCAATGTCATTAATTACACAAATGAGTGAATTAGGATTTATGGGTACATATATTCCTGAGGAGTATGGTGGTGCTGGAATGGATTACTTCTCTTATATTTTAACTGTTGAAGAAGTTTCAAAAGCTTGCGCTTCATCTGGCGTATTAATAGCTGCTCATACTTCTTTATGTTGTGGACCAATCTTAACTTATGGAACAGAAGAACAAAAGAAAAAATTTCTTCCTGCACTTGCACGTGGAGAAAAAATTGGTTGTTTTTTACAAACAGAACCAAATGCTGGAAGTGATGTTGTTAATATTGATACTAAATATGTTGAAAAAGATGATTGTTATGTAATAACTGGTTCTAAAATATTTATTACAAATGGTGCATATAAAGGTACAGGTATTGTAATTGCTACAAAAGATAAATCATTAGGACATAAAGGTTTATCTGCATTTATAGTTGATTTATCAACTCCTGGTGTTGAAGTATTAAAAAATGAAGTAAAAATGGGTATTAGAGGAAGTTATACAACAGCCTTTGGTCTTGATGGCGTAGTTGTTCCAAAAGAAAACTTATTAGCAAATGAAGGTGACGGTTTTAAAATAGCAATGGAAACTCTAAATGCTGGAAGAATCAGTGTTGGAGCTCAAGCTTTAGGTATCGCTGAAGGTGCTTTTGAAAGATCAGTTGATTATACTCAAGAGAGAAAACAATTTGGGAAACCACTTGCAGCTTTCCAAGCAGTATCAATGAAATTAGCAGAAATGAAAGTTAGAATTGAACAAAGTAAAATGTTAATTTATAGAGCTGCTTGGTTAAAAGAAAATCACAAACCATATATTATGGAATCAGCGATGGCAAAACTTTCAGCTTCTGAAACAGCTACTTTTGTAACAAAAGACGCTATTCAGGTTCATGGTGGATATGGATTTATTTGTGAATATGAAGTTGAAAGAATGTATAGGGATGCAAAAATTACAGAGATTTATGAAGGTACTAGTGAAATTCAAAGAGTTATCATAGGTAAGATGCTGATTAAATAA
- a CDS encoding solute carrier family 23 protein has translation MQFKKRSEGAEQPHWPLGPFKIRLPFVHYRWELPEMMQGFFMFVVGLAMIPLLEKYLGMPYEAALAFCFIAGIGYMLPALLGVPLVPGWITPAIPVVLLYLKGFEPGPEAIKAMFALQIEVTLIFLFLGITRLGSKLVDSIPNSLKSGVIIGAGIAALMGELKVGGRIDITPISIIIGSLVSAYVLFSLSFKNVIKNNAFAKQIANFGLVSGMIIAMIVGWSVGEYSLPDIKFGITQPDFSLMWNYLIFSTGLPSWDIFLLAIPTALIAYVIAFGDIIIGFTLVKRADDIRTDEVIEENVDRVHLVTALRNALHSLFAPWPGLAGPLWTAAHATLAERYAMGRKSMDSIYSGGGTFWISGMLALFMLPLVTFFKPVLPIALSLTLILTAYICILVGVEQLKNSTERGVAGIVAITLSMPDPKSTLYAVAIGLVLYFLLERPKLLGKHDESSILSGEDQESSIPNKS, from the coding sequence ATGCAGTTTAAAAAGAGATCTGAAGGTGCAGAACAACCTCATTGGCCATTAGGTCCATTTAAAATACGACTTCCATTTGTTCATTATCGTTGGGAATTACCTGAAATGATGCAGGGGTTCTTTATGTTTGTTGTTGGTTTAGCAATGATTCCATTATTGGAAAAATATCTTGGTATGCCATATGAAGCTGCATTGGCATTTTGTTTTATTGCAGGTATTGGATATATGTTACCAGCACTACTTGGTGTTCCATTAGTTCCAGGTTGGATTACTCCAGCAATTCCTGTCGTATTACTTTATTTAAAAGGTTTTGAACCAGGTCCTGAGGCTATTAAAGCAATGTTTGCTTTACAGATTGAAGTAACATTAATTTTCTTATTCTTAGGGATTACAAGACTTGGATCTAAATTAGTTGATTCAATACCAAATTCATTAAAATCTGGTGTAATTATTGGGGCAGGAATAGCTGCATTAATGGGTGAATTAAAAGTTGGTGGTCGTATTGATATTACTCCAATTTCAATTATTATAGGTTCTTTAGTTTCAGCATATGTATTATTTTCATTATCATTTAAAAATGTTATTAAAAATAATGCTTTTGCAAAACAAATAGCAAATTTTGGTTTGGTATCAGGAATGATTATAGCTATGATTGTTGGATGGAGTGTTGGTGAATATAGTTTACCTGATATTAAATTTGGAATTACACAACCTGATTTTTCTTTAATGTGGAATTATTTGATATTTTCTACAGGTTTACCTTCTTGGGATATATTTTTATTAGCTATTCCTACAGCGTTAATTGCTTATGTAATTGCTTTTGGAGATATTATTATTGGCTTTACATTAGTTAAAAGAGCTGATGATATTCGTACAGATGAAGTAATTGAAGAAAATGTTGATAGAGTTCATTTAGTTACAGCTCTTAGAAATGCATTACATTCTTTATTTGCACCATGGCCTGGACTTGCTGGACCTTTATGGACAGCTGCTCATGCTACATTAGCAGAACGTTATGCAATGGGAAGAAAATCAATGGACTCTATTTATAGTGGTGGAGGAACATTTTGGATAAGTGGGATGTTAGCTTTATTTATGTTGCCTTTAGTGACATTTTTTAAGCCAGTATTACCAATAGCTTTATCTCTTACCTTGATTCTTACTGCATATATTTGCATTTTAGTTGGTGTAGAACAACTTAAAAATTCAACTGAAAGAGGTGTTGCTGGAATTGTTGCAATTACTTTATCTATGCCAGATCCTAAATCAACTTTGTATGCAGTTGCTATTGGATTAGTATTGTATTTCTTACTTGAAAGACCAAAACTATTAGGTAAACATGATGAAAGTAGTATCCTTTCTGGTGAAGATCAAGAGTCATCTATCCCTAATAAATCATAG
- a CDS encoding hotdog fold thioesterase: MSIWKKTFTLESLNEKCKNTAVETLGIKITKIEDNSLEGEMPVDSRTHQIHGILHGGASVLFAETLGSIAGVVAAKPGYTVVGLDINANHLRGVSEGFVVGIATAIHIGRTTQVWDIKIKHKETDKLVCISRLTVSVIEEKEE, translated from the coding sequence ATGAGTATCTGGAAAAAAACTTTTACATTAGAGTCACTTAATGAAAAATGTAAAAATACTGCTGTAGAAACTTTAGGTATTAAAATTACAAAAATTGAAGATAATTCTTTAGAAGGTGAAATGCCTGTAGATTCAAGAACCCATCAAATACATGGTATCTTGCATGGAGGAGCTTCTGTTTTATTTGCTGAAACATTGGGAAGTATTGCCGGTGTTGTAGCTGCTAAACCTGGTTATACAGTTGTTGGATTAGATATAAATGCAAATCATTTAAGAGGTGTTAGTGAAGGCTTTGTTGTAGGTATTGCAACTGCTATTCATATTGGTAGAACTACTCAAGTTTGGGATATTAAAATAAAACATAAAGAAACTGATAAGTTAGTTTGTATCTCAAGATTAACAGTTTCTGTTATAGAAGAGAAGGAAGAATAG
- a CDS encoding electron transfer flavoprotein subunit alpha/FixB family protein, with product MKLLLVGEYREKKLLNVTYDLVGIANKLGADKVMVASGYESDLPKFDGKLYLANANDVGEYNPNIHKQMILDVVEKENPDVIVFIHSSFGWDLAPRVATALKAAQFTEVIDFKDGSFIVPSCNSKLRRELKSKTNKTVITIQAGAFAFSDESTASPIVEKITPSNTSNVEFVSYEEAEAKGLDLTKADIIVTAGRGVGKKDNIPIIQALATKLGGELGASRPVADNAWVDHSHQVGTTGQTVSPKLYIACGVSGAIQHLAGMKKSEFIVAINTDKDAPIGEIADVLIVADVLQFVPALTNKL from the coding sequence ATGAAATTATTATTAGTTGGAGAATATCGAGAAAAGAAGTTATTAAATGTAACTTATGATTTAGTTGGCATTGCAAATAAATTAGGAGCTGATAAAGTGATGGTTGCCTCAGGTTATGAATCTGATTTACCAAAATTTGATGGAAAACTATATTTAGCTAATGCAAATGATGTTGGAGAATATAATCCAAACATACATAAACAAATGATTTTAGATGTAGTTGAAAAAGAGAATCCAGATGTAATTGTATTTATTCACTCTTCTTTTGGTTGGGATTTAGCTCCAAGAGTTGCAACTGCTTTAAAAGCTGCCCAATTTACAGAAGTAATTGATTTTAAAGATGGTTCTTTTATAGTTCCTTCTTGTAATTCAAAATTAAGAAGAGAACTAAAATCAAAAACTAATAAAACTGTAATAACAATTCAGGCTGGTGCATTTGCATTTTCAGATGAATCAACTGCTTCACCTATTGTAGAAAAGATAACTCCTTCAAATACATCAAATGTAGAATTTGTAAGTTATGAAGAAGCTGAAGCAAAAGGGCTTGATCTAACAAAGGCAGATATTATCGTTACTGCTGGTAGAGGTGTTGGTAAAAAGGACAATATTCCTATTATTCAAGCATTAGCTACAAAACTAGGTGGAGAATTAGGTGCAAGTCGTCCAGTTGCAGATAATGCATGGGTTGACCATAGCCATCAAGTTGGGACTACTGGACAAACAGTATCTCCAAAATTATATATAGCTTGTGGAGTTTCAGGAGCGATCCAACATCTTGCAGGTATGAAAAAATCTGAGTTTATAGTTGCTATAAATACAGATAAAGATGCACCAATTGGTGAAATAGCTGATGTTTTAATAGTTGCAGATGTACTTCAATTTGTACCTGCTTTAACTAATAAATTATAA
- a CDS encoding MaoC family dehydratase: MTTKLIVDNIAIEDIKEGMEASYSQTITDADVKTFAGMSGDHNPVHVNDEYAANSRWERRIAHGMISASFFSGLMGTKLPGIGCVWVSQTLKFLKPVYIGDTVTAKVIVRDIDLERRRVFLRTVCSVKGEIVIDGEAEAFVPRT; the protein is encoded by the coding sequence ATGACTACTAAACTTATAGTTGATAATATTGCAATTGAAGATATTAAAGAAGGAATGGAAGCTAGTTATTCTCAAACAATAACTGATGCTGATGTAAAAACTTTTGCTGGAATGTCAGGTGATCATAATCCTGTTCATGTAAATGATGAATATGCTGCAAATTCAAGATGGGAAAGAAGAATAGCTCATGGTATGATTTCAGCATCATTTTTTTCAGGATTAATGGGAACAAAATTACCAGGAATTGGATGTGTTTGGGTTTCTCAAACTTTGAAATTTTTAAAACCTGTATATATTGGTGATACTGTTACTGCAAAAGTTATTGTAAGAGATATTGATTTAGAAAGAAGAAGAGTTTTCTTACGAACAGTATGTAGTGTAAAAGGTGAAATTGTAATTGATGGAGAAGCGGAAGCTTTTGTTCCTAGAACATAA
- a CDS encoding 3-hydroxybutyryl-CoA dehydrogenase translates to MEIKEVGIIGSGQMGNGIAHVCALSGYKVVLIDIAEEALTNAIGTIKKNLKRQVEKEKISQSDMDRALSNIVTNTESKALKNADLIIEAATENFDLKVKIFKGVLEYIKESCLLSTNTSSMSITKLAANTDRPERFIGLHFMNPVPVMKLVEIIPGIATSDEMLETTKSFAESLGKTIAVAKDYPAFIANRILVPMINEAIYSLYEGAGDIKSIDTAMKLGMGHPMGPLELADFVGLDTCLAIMNVLYEGFGDTKYSPCPLLVKYVEAGWYGVKSGKGFYDYSGATPIPTK, encoded by the coding sequence ATGGAAATAAAAGAAGTAGGAATCATTGGTTCTGGACAAATGGGAAATGGGATAGCTCACGTATGTGCTTTATCTGGATATAAAGTTGTATTAATAGATATTGCAGAAGAAGCATTAACTAACGCAATAGGAACTATTAAGAAAAATCTTAAGAGACAAGTAGAAAAAGAAAAAATTTCTCAAAGTGATATGGATAGAGCTTTATCTAATATTGTTACTAATACAGAGTCAAAAGCTCTTAAAAATGCAGATTTGATTATTGAAGCTGCTACTGAGAATTTTGATTTAAAAGTTAAGATTTTTAAAGGAGTATTAGAATATATTAAAGAAAGTTGTTTATTATCAACAAATACTTCAAGTATGTCTATTACTAAATTAGCTGCTAATACAGATAGACCTGAAAGATTTATTGGTTTACATTTTATGAATCCAGTTCCAGTTATGAAGTTGGTAGAAATTATTCCTGGAATTGCAACAAGTGATGAAATGTTAGAAACAACAAAATCATTCGCTGAATCTTTAGGTAAAACAATTGCAGTAGCAAAAGATTATCCAGCTTTTATTGCTAATCGTATTTTAGTTCCGATGATAAATGAAGCAATTTATTCTTTATATGAAGGAGCAGGAGATATTAAGTCAATTGATACTGCTATGAAACTTGGAATGGGACATCCAATGGGTCCATTAGAGTTGGCTGACTTTGTAGGTTTGGATACTTGTCTAGCAATAATGAATGTATTATATGAAGGATTTGGTGATACTAAATATAGTCCTTGTCCATTATTAGTTAAATATGTGGAAGCTGGATGGTATGGAGTTAAATCTGGAAAAGGTTTCTATGATTACTCAGGTGCTACACCTATTCCTACTAAATAA
- a CDS encoding NAD(P)/FAD-dependent oxidoreductase: MKRVIIIGSSYAGLYAVKRFSKYKNIEVILFDKNDYHYIQVESYGFVSTSYSMSDVTININKYINSLNKNIKFHKEKVDSFDSNLKEITTSNNMKYSYDYLIMATGSLTNFPIQVPNIQKYSVGIKTLQSATKVEQTFNSLITNKKYQKVSQNNKFNIVIGGAGLSGVEIAADMAAHIKDKFPDTQDNTLKINIIIVDGMQTVLPNMDDRLVSACKKRLDELNIKTYLGSFIKDVDENKIYLANDTIIDYDYFIFSGGIKAVNIESNKNYEINKLNQYIVNNNLKLKGEKDIFVIGDAAEIISNNKYVPPTAQLAIQCGEYVSTYIHNELSYKYTEEFTAKSNGVLISLGGNYAIGLVYNKFFVEGYFAHLIKKFVTYSHKLKFI, from the coding sequence ATGAAAAGAGTGATTATTATTGGATCTAGTTATGCAGGGCTTTATGCAGTTAAAAGATTTTCAAAGTATAAAAATATTGAAGTTATATTATTTGATAAAAATGATTATCATTATATACAAGTAGAATCTTATGGTTTTGTATCAACATCTTATAGTATGTCTGATGTTACTATAAATATAAATAAATATATAAATAGTTTAAATAAAAATATCAAATTTCATAAAGAAAAAGTAGATTCTTTTGACTCAAATTTAAAAGAAATTACAACATCTAATAATATGAAATATTCTTATGATTATTTAATAATGGCAACTGGATCTCTTACTAACTTTCCAATTCAAGTTCCAAATATACAAAAGTATTCAGTAGGAATTAAAACTCTTCAAAGTGCTACTAAGGTTGAACAAACTTTCAATTCTCTTATTACTAATAAAAAATATCAAAAAGTTAGTCAAAATAATAAATTTAATATTGTAATTGGTGGAGCTGGTCTTTCAGGGGTTGAAATAGCAGCAGATATGGCAGCACATATTAAAGACAAATTTCCTGATACACAAGATAATACTTTAAAAATAAATATAATTATTGTTGATGGTATGCAAACTGTTTTACCAAATATGGATGATAGATTGGTTAGTGCTTGTAAAAAAAGATTGGATGAATTAAATATCAAAACATATTTAGGATCATTTATAAAAGATGTAGATGAAAATAAAATTTATTTAGCAAATGATACTATTATTGACTATGATTATTTTATCTTCTCAGGGGGAATAAAAGCAGTTAATATTGAATCGAATAAGAATTATGAAATTAATAAATTAAATCAATATATTGTAAATAATAATTTAAAGTTAAAAGGTGAAAAAGATATTTTTGTTATTGGAGATGCAGCAGAAATAATATCAAATAATAAATATGTACCTCCAACTGCACAACTTGCAATTCAATGTGGTGAATATGTATCAACTTATATTCATAATGAATTATCATATAAATACACAGAAGAGTTTACTGCGAAATCAAATGGTGTTTTAATCTCTTTAGGTGGTAATTATGCAATAGGATTAGTTTATAATAAATTTTTTGTAGAAGGTTATTTTGCTCATTTAATAAAAAAATTTGTTACGTATAGTCATAAATTGAAATTTATTTAA